Within Conexibacter woesei DSM 14684, the genomic segment CGTACAGGTCGCCGGCCTCCTCCGGAGCACCGGAGATGATCAGCGGCGTGCGCGCCTCGTCGATCAGGATGTTGTCGACCTCGTCGACGATCGCGAACGTGTGCGCGGCGGAGCGGCGGTCGAGCCGGTCCTTCGCGGTGCGGACCTCGCCGAGGTCGCGGCCGCCGTGCTGGACCTTGTCCTCCAGCGAGCCGGCCATGTTGTCGCGCAGGTAGTCGAAGCCGAACTCCGAGTTCGTGCCGTAGGTGAGGTCGGCCGCGTAGGCGGCGCGCTTCTCCTCGGTCGGCTGCATGTTCTGCAGCACGCCGTACGTCACTCCGAGCGCGTCGTAGATCGGTGACATCCACTCGCAGTCGCGGCGCGCGAGGTAGTCGTTGACCGTGACGATGTGGACGCCCTTGCCCGCGAGCGAGTTGAGGATCGCGGGCAGCGTCCCCGTCAGCGTCTTGCCCTCGCCAGTGCGCATCTCGGCGATCGAGCCGTCGTGCAGGACCATGCCGCCGATCATCTGCACGTCGAAGTGCCGCATGCCCATCGTGCGCCGGCCCGCCTCGCGGACCATCGCGAAACAGTCGTAGAGCAGATCCTCGAGCGGCTCGGCGTCCTCGCCTCGCGCGCGCTCACGCAACTCGTCGGCGGCCTCGCGAAGCTCCTCGTCGGACATCGCCTCGTACTCGGGCTCCAGGGCGTTGATCTTGGCAACGCGCTGCTCGTACCCCTTGAACTTCTTGCCCTCGCCCAAGCGAAGTGCGCGATCGATCAACGACATGGGGCTAGCGTAGCATCGGCGAAGGGGCCGAATGCAACCCTCCTGCGACGCTTCGAACCGTCAGGAATCCGAAGATCCGGCAGGCGCCGCGAACGAGCGTCGCGGCGCCAGTGGAGCGGGCGGCTACGCCTGGGCCTGAGCCCCGTACGCGGCCGCCTGCGCGGCGCGCGTCTCGCGCCGCTTGCGGCGCTTGTCCCGATGCCGTTTGACTTGCTTGAACAACTGCTCCTCGCAGAGGTTGATCGCGTGGCCCATGTCCCCGGCCTCGGCCCGCGCGCGCAGCGTGACGCCCTTGAGGTACAACGTCGCCTCGGCGACCTGGGCCTCGGGGATCGAGGGGTTGCGCTGCTCGGACAGCTCGACCTCGAGCTGCGCGAGCTCCGACACCTGGCGTGCGATCTTGCGGAAGCGACGCTCGATCTGCTCCCGCTGGGCCTGGGTGACGGACGTGTTGCGTCCCTTGACCTCGATGCGCATGGGCTCCCCCTTCTATGGGTGGGCTCGGGTGTACGTCCATGGTAGTCCCCCGATCGGCTCGCATCCATCCGTTCATCGCCGCAACGCGCGTGCGTAGGCGACCGCGGCCACCTCGGCGGCGCCCGCGCCCCGCAGCGCGCGGGCGCAGGCGTCGAACGTCGCGCCCGTCGTGTGGACGTCGTCGACGAGCAGGACGCGCGGCGGGACCGCGTCGGCGACCGTGATCGCGAGCCGGCCGGAGGCGCGCCGCGTCGCGCGCGAGGCACCGAGCTGGCGCGTCGCCGGACCGCCGCGGCGCAGGCAGCGGACGAGCGGCAGGCCGCTG encodes:
- the hpf gene encoding ribosome hibernation-promoting factor, HPF/YfiA family, yielding MRIEVKGRNTSVTQAQREQIERRFRKIARQVSELAQLEVELSEQRNPSIPEAQVAEATLYLKGVTLRARAEAGDMGHAINLCEEQLFKQVKRHRDKRRKRRETRAAQAAAYGAQAQA